The Balaenoptera musculus isolate JJ_BM4_2016_0621 chromosome 6, mBalMus1.pri.v3, whole genome shotgun sequence nucleotide sequence accagggctcgaacccgtgtcccctgcactggcaggcagattcgcaaccactgcgccaccagggaagccctaaggggGAATATTTTTGATTGTTGGGTGGGAAAATGAAACCAAACAGAACCCTGTGGGTCTcccaggtacaaatcctttctgtgtcccccgtttcttgtttgtagaaaataagcttcattcagcttccatgaccttccctgagttccaaaaggcaggttcaaacagttgctaatcagggaagggagcgAATGCAGAAACAAGAGagaagtcaagaaacaatagtacaGACTTGGGGCTGGGTCCTTGTTCTTCCTGaaggaatatatataataatacctTTGaattcttctgcaggaactaaggtccccacccaggtggaagatGGTAACTTCAAGTTGAGCataagattcctggagcaccaccctgttacctcaccaccaggcaatcagaagaaagtcacacaccctgcaagCCTTACCCtaaatttgcctttaaaaacttctcactgaaaaccatcagggagttcagtTTTTTTAGCACAAGCCACCCATTTTCCTTGCTTGACCTGGCAATAAACCTTTCTCCGCTCCAGACTCccacatttcagtttgtttggcctcactgtgcgtcgggcACACAAACTTGTGTTCAGTAACAAAAATACTGTtagggactgaatgtttatgtctcccccaaattcatatgctgaaatcctaacccccagggtGATGGagtctggaggtggggcctttgagaggtaattatgaatgggatttgtgcccttataaaagaggcatcagagagctccctcactcctgccaggtggggacacagtgagaagacagctgtctagaAACAGACAGTGGGTCCTCTCTAGACACTGTATAAGATGGTGacttggtcctggacttttagcCCATAGaaggtgagaaataaatttctgttgtttgtaagccatgtgtggtattttgttatagcagtccaaacagactaagacaatgaCTTACTAATGAGGATATGAAATGcaaaagccataaagaaaataaataggatgGACTTGGCtgcattaaaatttaaacttctatATGGCAAGACACCATAAAAAAGTTAAGCAAATAatgcacaaaatttttttaacataagaagaaaattacaacAACCCAGCAGGAGGGGAAATGCGTAAAGGATGTGAGTAGACTGTTTagataaagaaaactacaaatggTTAACAGAAACATTCTCTCTTAatagttatcagagaaatgaaaattaaaatagtgaGATATCATTTAAGCTAATTATATGAgcataaataataaagattaataatATCCAGTgtagggacttcgctggtggagcagtggttaagaatctgcctgccaatgcaggggacacaggttcgagccctggtccaggaatatcccacatgccgtggagcaactaaaaccgtgagcctgcgctatagatcccacgaggcacaactactgaagcccacgtgcctagagcccgtgctccacaacaagagaagccacggcaatgagaagcccttgcaccacaacaaagagcagcccctgctcgccacaactagaaaaaaaaaaccccgcgtgcagcaatgaagacccaacacaaccaaaaataaataaataaatttattttaaaaaagtaataacatCCAGTGTAAGCAAATGAATCTGTATGTTTCTAGCGTGGGAAGGACAACTTATTCTTATACATTTTCGGTAGGAAATTGGTATAGGACTTTATAAAGAACTATTTGTAAGCATCTATCAATCAGATTTTAAAGTGTACGTATACTTTATGAAAgcaataacatttataaaaagcCCTTCTATAGAAATAATCATGCATGTTAAGTGGATGATTATAGAAGTACTGTTTATCgtaatgaaaaacagaaacaccCTAGATGTTCATCAGAAGGGGAATTTCATTAAACTGTGTCACCTTAATATTATAGAAAAGTATGCAGTGGTTTAAAAGGATATAAGAAAGTCCAGTTCAGGACAGCAGACCAATGAGACATGCCACCTTCCACTTGTCTGAGACCTCCTGCTTCTAGCAGTGCCTTCTTCATCCCAAAGCTCCCTGATGACACACCCTGAGTGAAGTCTGCTGGTCAGTGAGTGGTCCCCTGAGTTCCCAGTCAAACTCACTAGAAAGATCCCTGGGGGGACATGacttccatccaaaacaacagcaTAAATTTCCATTGGCCACTGAGCTCTCCTGTAACAAACATCCACCAATCACCATGCAGAAAAAAGAGAACCAATAGTTTACAAGAGAAATACTTAAACAAATGGCCAGGCATGGAACAATAATTTGTGAACAacataaaagatgaaaactctgtAACATACTGGGAGAAACGTAAGAAGATTTTCGCCAACATAAAACCCAGATAAATGTGGAATTACTGTGTACCGGGTACAGAGTTCAAGTATGGGAAgttgaaaagagttctggaggtggagggtggtgattgttgcacaacagtgtgaatgcacttgatgccactgaactgcacacttaaaagtggttacgATTATGTTATCTCTATTAAactacaattaagaaaaaaaaaaacagaatataatgaaaaataagacagaCGACCAGTTACTCAGCATTGTTCTCCTTGCAGCTGTGGTACCAAAGGAGATGTTAACGGAAGTTGTTCGATTTGACATCTGGGAAAGCGCCTGGAAAGCGGCACACATCCTGGGATGTGTCTGCCTCTGACCTACAGCTGTCTTGGGACAAGAGGGAAGGCAGCCTCACCAAAGGCATCACTACCCTGAACACCtaacaaaggaaaacagacacCTTCCCTAGGGAAGAGGTGAGGACTAACCACCCTGCGCCACGAAGGCACCTTCCACCGGTCTCCTCTGTGGAGATGGTGTACGGATGACGCCCCAGCAGATGAGGTAATAAGACAAAACCCCCGTTGTGAATGTATGTGTTTCAGCCCCTTGGGAAGTCAGCTGTCTGAAGCCAATCAACTTGTGGGCATTAGTGCCAGGGAGCAGGTGACAAATCACATCCTGCTTGTTACAGCTAAAGCCAGAATGCCTCAGCTGTCGGGGAGAGACGCATTAACCCCTCAACATCCGTTCCCATGACGCGCCTGTCATGAAGACTAGTAGAGAAATGCTTCCCTTTACTCTTGGTAGCCAAAGGGGATCACTTATTCCATGGACACAGGGGATAAAAAAATTCTTAGTCGTCCTCATTAGAAAGACCGTTAAACCATAAATCGCACAGGTCATGGAGGCATAGGACAAATACTCCAAATGCTAgccctcctctttcatttttgaggTCAGAAACTTGGGCCTGGAAAAGCtaatatttttcacaaatttaGCAACTAATTTGGGAACTTAAATTCATGCTTGGAAgtgtaagagaagaaaataattttccctctatcctctgagttcttggctgagaccctcctaataataaaagacagattgacaagagaaaaaagaacagaagtttattaacatgtatacctcataGGTGCATGGAATATACTCAGGGAAACTGTAAATCCCCAGATTacccaagccaccaccttaaataccatcttcagctaaagacaaaagaaagatgttGGGGAAGGGAGGCCAGTCATGGTGATGGTGGGGGTTATTTCCAGGAAGAGTAAAGTAAACAAGGGTAAAGTTGTTATATAGATTCAAGTGTGTGCCTCCCTCACTTATTAGACTGTCTTGTAATTTAGAgtcatcttcctcttcctggtacataataggtgATACCGATACAAATGGAGATTTgttttgtaaatgtaaatgtcCCTTACAAAAAGGtaacttctactctgttttcagagcttctaCGGCCTCagctgtttctcaaaataatccttgtgccaaagaggcatattttggggtggcatattctgctacccttcagcAAGCTCTAATATCTGTAAGAAAAATGGATAGTTTTgatatttttccccaaaaaactaCACATTCACTAtcaccttgaaaaaaaaatctagacgcttgactgtattttattctgttgAGTTGTTAACTGCTCTGGTATTTATAGTTCTGTTTCCCTAGTGAAGACTGCGGTTTCAAAAGCCACTGTCCCTCCCCCATACATCACCATCTCCCTTACTCTGCTTAATTTCTTGGCAGTTGGGACCTTGTCTCTAGTCTCCAGGTCAAGAAGAAATCACACTCTAGAAAGATgatctaaaatattaatttaaaatgtcatacATTATCTATTCTGGGTTTTAtataaaccataatgtaaactatgttGGATTATATTAAcactgattcattttttaaataaatcttatttgatgtctagaaatttttttccttagaactCTAAATTTTTCAGCTATAGAGGCCACATATTCTCTCCATATAGGCCCTCAGAGCATAAATCTGTGTTTTCCTGAAGAAACAGTGTCAACAATCTGTATcaaagatctttatttttttaatggcgaCTAAAGAACTCTCAGAAGGTAGAAGTGATTCAACACGTTAAACACAGGGGCTAAAAACCTTGCAGAGGAGAAAGGTCCTCGCGTCTTTcacattttcatgtgcttgtgCAGTGGGTCAATTTTCCTTCATGGCCCCTTTTTGTCTCTGTACTTTGCAGAGGGTGAAAACAAAGTCTCGGTATTTACATCAGTAGCACTAATATAACCGGTTTTGCTTAACtgatttatttccattactaCGCAACATTTCTGATGGTGGATTATACAAGTAACATGACATAGTCCTATCTGATCCATGTTTGTTCATGAATCAACCTAGCTCTTacatcctccttccctttctctttacaaaagcttttgtttaaaaaaaaaattaaagggggAGCAGATGGAGCACTCTTCAGCACATATTAAGCCTTAAATGTGAAAatagggaacttccctggtgacgcggtggttaagaatccgcctgccaatgcaggggacacaggttccagccctggtccgggaagatcctacatgccgtggagcaactaagcctgtgtgccacaactactgagcctgcatgccacaactactgaagcccacgcacctagaacctgtgctccacaacaagagaagccactacaatgagaagcccacgcaccacaacaaagagtagcccctgctcgctgcaactggagaaagcccatgcgcagcaacaaagacccaaagcagccaaaaataaataaataaataaataatttttttcttttttaaatgtgaaaagaagCTGAGGTAGATAGATAGAAGGATCTTGCAATGTCCACCTGTGAGCTACAGGGACATGGGGACACATGTAGACATCTCCCTGAGGCTGCAGCCCTGCTTTGTGTCTCCCCACCTTCTTCCCTCCAACGCAAGAGGCTAATGGACAGGCACGGCGTTTCTCCCTTAGTTCTGAGAATGCAGAAGTAAACACTTTCCTACCAACTCCCTGGTGGTCACTGCCTTGCCTCTCCTGGGCATCTCTTTGCCCATACCTCTTTTTCTGTATCCTTCTAAAGAAGGACAGAAATTTGGGGATTCAGTCCACTCTTCACTTCCCAAGTACAGAAACTGACAGCTCTCTCCCCAAAGTCACTCTGGCTGTAGTCCAGTCACCTGTAGGAACAGACCAAGAAGCAACAACTGGAccacttctcttcttccttctcaaacAAGCTAAAAGAAATTATCCTGATATTTGTTCAAATGGTAAGGAAGACCTTTTTCAAGACTATTGCGATAGGGGCGAGAGATCAGGCCCAACTCTGAATGCAGCAAAGATGGCTAGGGGTTTACAGCCAATGAGCAGACTGTGAGGTTGGTGGATGGGAAATCACTAAGAGGAGACATCCAGGATGGGGAATTCTGTCTAAACCAGTCTAActggattcttgctgaaggcatcAAGGATGAGACACCAGTAGTGGGGGATGAGGAGTTTGATCAGATATCAAGAGTGGGTGAATCtggctaaactgacttagcaggattttTTGCTAAGATTGTCTTTAGCAGGCCGTGGATGAGGAGGCTGTGTAAAGTTTGGTCAAACAGAGAGTCTTTGTGAACCAGCTGACTTAAATTGGGGTAGCCAGGGAAACTGCAagactccttccttcctcaggaATGCCTGGGCCAAGGAGCTGGTGCTGGTGGTGTCCTTCACCATCGGGGGCCTCATTATAATTCTGCCCACAATCAGCCCCTACACCAAGTATGCCATCATGATCAACCAGGCCTCACCTTACAACCACCCAGTGCTCCTCCTAGACAATGGGAACATACTCAATGGGTCCAGCCACCCACAGGACCCACAGGGCCCAAGCTTGGAGTGGCTGAAGAAACTGTGAGCATCTACATTGACAGGGAGGGGTCCTTTTCCCTGGATCCCCTAATGAAAATgtgaacactgaaaaaaaaaaaaaaaatgggggcagCAAGCGTATGTGCGTGTACATGTACGTGTGTTTAATTATGGGAATGGAAGAGGCAGAAACAAGTGTATTTTTAGATGAGACAAGTCACTTCCCTAGGCCCAGTTATTCCACGCTGCTTGGGGACTGGTGCCCACCTCCATCCAGAGATTTGAACCAGTGAAGGTTTGCTCCATCTGTTTTTTGAAATACAACTATAATCCCAGGGAAAAACAAGTACTTGTCTCAGGGACAAACCAGCCAGGGAAATTTCAAAGAAACGAGACAAGAGTTGGGGGCACTGGCCCACAGCACTGTCGTACTCATCCTTCAGGATTCCGCCTGGCTGGCTTCATTCCCGCAATGTCTGGACAGTCTGCATACTAAGCCCTAAGGGTGAGGACTCTGCCTTTAGTCCTCAGacatttgttgaacacctacCTGAGCTGGGCCCTGAGAACGTGCTGAGGATCTTGACCCCACTCTTGAGGAGCCTGCAGTCTGGAAGGGGAGGTGAAGATGCAAACACTCCCAGGACACCGGGGATGGGGTGGTGGGGGTGTCCAAGGCAGCTGGGGTGCAGCAtcaaagggaggaaagaaggaaaggggaggaggacaAGTCAGAGAagcttccctgcctctctccctctccctgcctccctcctctctgatAATAGGAGAAttcattttgctgttttatttaatccCAGTAATTCTGCAGAGTCTAGCTAACTGCTGGCACATAGATGCTCAAAAAAAGTTTAATTCACTGGCTGAACAAATCCCATTTTTCCTCTCAGAATGTCTCCTTGGCATGAGGATTATCTCAAGctgataatttttaagaaacagaagactcaggaagtctttctttttacctccctcttactgcctaaagaatttagataaaggcCCTGACCCAGGAAGAGCCCCATCACCAGAGATATCTACAAAGAATACTGGCTGGGTGTGGCAGGGGTCACTCAGCAGGGCCTGGAGACCAAAGTCCTCTCTGCGTCCCACTGTCTCTGCATGGCATAGCAAACATCTGTTcaccaaacatttgtttttccacTTCCAAGTGAATTGTctttctcccctttgaagtcccaaacccctaccctttctccttccctcagaTGACATAGAGGCCTCAATTGCCTAACTCGCATTCTTATGGAGACCCCGTAGGTATGTAGTAtgtaattaaactttattttctcttgttaatctgtctcatgtcagtgTGGTTCTTAGACCAGCTAGAGGAACCTAGAAAGAGTAGAGggaaattttttcctttcccaagatGGCACCATGAGCTTCTGGCTGGCATGCCAATTCCTCCTTCTCTTTGCTGCTACTCTTCAGTATTCTGGATCCCCAAGGCATTGATAAGGGTATCCAACCCCACTATGAGGAAACGTATTAActctgtaggggaggaaaaaactctccctcttccctcctagGTTCTCCAACTGGGGCCCTGCAAATTAGACTGATAAGAGACAGATTAAGTAGAGAAGCTCGGAGTTTATTAATGTGTGCAGCACATATAGACATGGGGAAACTCAGggatgagtaactcaaaggggtggttagaacttgggcttatatagcatcttaacaaaaaacaataaatctCTAGAGATGTGGCAAGACTTAGGAAAAGATGTTCAGGATTTAAAGGCAGCAAACTTGGGAAGGTAAATATGTGGGGAGAACTCATGGAAGATAAGTGTTGTTTTAGTAGCCTTGTTACATAGATTCCTCTCCTGCTATTTTGGGGCCTGAGAAGAGACTCAGAGCCATCCTCCTCTTTCTGGTACAGTACAGGGAGAAACTTTTACAAATGGGGATTTATATCGTGCTTTTAGGCagatggggagggtggagagcTTTGTTTGGCATCTGCTGTTTCTCAgttgtcttcagctcaaaataatctttatgcccATGTGGCATGTTTTGGGGTGGCCTGTTCTGATCCCCTATAGCCCTTAATCTTGATTGGTGGCCAAATGCACTGCCCATGTTTAAGGACAACCATGATGATGCAGGATTTATATACCAGTAGTATAACAGAGTTAAGATGCCCTGGGAGGAGGTGGACCAGACTTGTCACCTTATTCCAAATGGCAAAGGCTACCTAATGTGATGGGTTGTATGCCCTTGGCTGTATCAAAGAGTGAGATTTCTTTCTATCTTTGCAATCCTTTTAGTGAGTTACATTGAATGCCTGTGATGTGCATCGAATTCTGGTTTAATGCTTTATTTGATAataatgttgttttctttttcttctacttctgtggAGCAGTATTCTGGGGTGGGAAAGGATTTTGCAATTATATTTCCCCCGCACTGGCCGAAAACAAGCCCCAGCACACCTGGCCCAGAGTACCTCCAGGTGGTTGCAGACTCAGCCCCCTACCCCAAGGAGTGCTCTTCTCCCAGCCACACCTAAAGCCCCAGGGTACTCTGGAAAAGACCAAGGCCCTGTAGCCCAGGCCAATTATCATTGATCAAAATTTCTGGGGTAGAGCTGGGAAATcagcatgttttttaaaacttcccaggAGATTCTAGCGTGCAGGCACTAGAGAGATTTGCAGCTCTGGGAGACAAAAACCCAACTCTTGCTGGAATTGGAGCCTCAAGCAGAGCTATGTAGGGGTCGAAAATGGCCAAGCTCCCCATGAGGAGACACCACATCTCTTCCTGCTCCAGGTCTCTCAGGCTTCTCGGTCTCCCTGTCCTTTCTCAGCCTGGGCCTTTAGCCTTTCCTTCAATTTTGGGAACAATAGATTGccattcatttcatttcacttaagTTAGCTCACAATGAAAAAACCTCATACAGTTATTGGAAGGAAATGTAGGGGAAGAAGAGGGACGACCCTCTCAGGGTCCCTGGCtaggtctgaaaattaaactgataaAGACAaatgaacaggagaaaagcatacacatttatttaatataagttttatatgACATGGGAGCCTTCATAAGAAAATGAAGACCTAAAGAAACAGTTAAAACTGAGCGTTTTTATGCTAAGTTTGATGAAGAGTGCACGGTCATGAAGGAACAGGATAGGACAGGGTATGAAGTCAGTgtagtaaactgggggaaacagcAAGGCCTGTGTGCTCAGAATCTTCTCAGTGTCCCTCCAACCTGGAGATAAGGAGGCTCCTTTACTCTGGGTATAAGGAGGGCACCTCTTATAAGAGGATCTCATGACCTGCTTCGGGGGAAGTGGGAGGTCAGAGAACCCTTCCAAGCACCTGTCATTTCTCAAATGCCTTCAGTTTAAAATACTCAATATGCCCAGGTGCCAAGATGGTGCCAAGGGGTGCCTTCTGAACCCCATCAGAAGGAACTCTTACTTTCAACTTTATACTGAAAAATCTAACCATGAGTTAGATTTTTTTATAACCTCTCAAAACTTAGAAACTCCAATCCAAACTTCCTAAGACCACGGCCCTGTTAAAGAAAATATCATTATGACACTTGTTAAAACAGTAAAGAAGACTCTCTTCAGGACTATGGTGAAAGCtgtcaagactattgcaataggggcaAGAGATAGGTCCAACTCCAAATGCAGCAAAGATGGCTGGGGGTTTATAGCCAATAAGCAGAGTGAAGGGTCAGTGGATAGGAAATCACTAAGAGGAGACATCCAGGGTAGAGGATTCTTGCTAAACTAACTTAagaggattcttgctgaaggcaggctgGGGTTGTCAGATATCAAGGGTGCAGGGGtgaggaatttgatcagatatCCAGGGTGAGCAGATATTGAAGGCATTCAGGACACTgtcagggaagaagaaaactttcCCCTACCCTTCTTAGGTTCCTCTGGTTGGTCTAAGAGTTAAATAgatatgagacagattaacaggaaaaaaatcaaacaattttgTATGTATAGGAATCCCACATACATGAGCAGTTCAGA carries:
- the LOC118896957 gene encoding NADH dehydrogenase [ubiquinone] 1 alpha subcomplex subunit 3-like, yielding MTPQQMSQGNCKTPSFLRNAWAKELVLVVSFTIGGLIIILPTISPYTKYAIMINQASPYNHPVLLLDNGNILNGSSHPQDPQGPSLEWLKKL